In Cryptomeria japonica chromosome 10, Sugi_1.0, whole genome shotgun sequence, a genomic segment contains:
- the LOC131035486 gene encoding uncharacterized protein LOC131035486, translating into MGALNTKAALLWMVLICFCNFNSITMVDARDLVVGGEKWHFGFNYTDWALKSAPFYVNDVLVFKYARPNGSIFHDVWRIHQVQKFKMCNLQGAQRLAHENSGVDEGFRYKLKEKKPYYIACGIRDGFHCNVGLMKFSLQPI; encoded by the exons ATGGGAGCTTTGAACACTAAAGCTGCTCTTCTATGGATGGTTCTGATTTGCTTCTGCAATTTTAATTCCATAACAATGGTAGATGCAAGGGATTTGGTGGTAGGAGGAGAAAAATGGCATTTTGGGTTCAATTACACTGATTGGGCTCTCAAATCTGCTCCATtttatgttaatgatgttttgg TGTTTAAATATGCCCGTCCCAATGGCAGCATCTTCCATGACGTTTGGAGGATTCACCAAGTCCAGAAATTTAAGATGTGTAATCTCCAAGGAGCACAGCGTCTTGCACATGAAAACAGTGGTGTTGATGAGGGTTTCAGATATAAACTGAAGGAGAAAAAGCCATATTATATTGCTTGTGGGATTCGTGATGGGTTTCACTGTAATGTTGGCCTGATGAAGTTTAGTCTCCAGCCCATCTGA